The genomic segment ACAGCAAGATTTTGATATATGTCCATCAGACGATGCAGAAGGAAAGCATGGATTGGCTAGCGTCCCGTTGCGGGCTGCGTTAGCAGCTAACGCTTGAACTGAGGTTGCCGACGTGTTTTCATCAAGCATTGTACTTGCTGGATCGAAGGAAGGATGACATGCATTACAAAGCGAAGCATATTTATATTGGCATTGACTTACATAAGAAAACTCATACAGCGGTGGTGGTCAATTGCTGGCACGAGAAACTGGGTGAGGTTACATTTGAAAACAAACCATCGGCATTCCTAGAACTGATTGCATTTGTGAAGCAGTTTAAGAAGCGTGGAATTACGCCGATCTATGGATTAGAAGACGTAGGCGGCTATGGTCGTGCGCTGGCGGTGTACTTGCTAGAGCAGAAGCAACAGGTAAAAGAGGTCAACTCTGCCCTATCGTATGCCGAACGCAAGAGCAATCCCATCGTGCAAAAGAGCGATAGCTGGGATGCGGAATGTGTAGCAAAAATCCTGCTAAACAAGCTAGACATATTGCCCGACGCAAACCCGTAGGACGTATACTGGACGATTGGTCAATTGGTGACGAGGAGGAATGGCTTGATTAAGGCATTGACCTCCCTTAAAAACCAATTGCACATGCAGCTCAGTTACCACTATCCAAGCTACAAAAAGTTTTTTAGCGAGCTGGATGGCAAATGTGCATTAGCATTTTGGCACAAGTACCCATCGCCTTATTTGTTGAAAGACGAGACGGCAGAAACGCTGGCTCATTTTCTGCGGTTGACCAGCAACAACGCCTGTTCAACACGGAAAGCAGAGCAATTACTAACGTGGATTCAGGCAGATGGCGATACCACCCGAACGTATCAGGAGCAGCGTGACTTCCTCATTCGGAGCCATGTCCGAGACATCCGGTTCAACAAGAGGGAAATCGCCCGAGTGGAAGGCGAATTAGATAATATGATGAAGCAACTCGATCTTCAATTGGAGACGATGCCAGGTATAGATTTGGTCACATCTTCCGCATTGGTAGCTGAAATAGGTGATATACACCGATTTGCTAGTGCAGATAAGCTGGCTCGTTTTGCTGGAATTGCCCCTGTAAAAATTGGTTCAGGCGGTAAGCATGTCAATCTGAAAAGCAGACAGGGGAATCGAGTACTGCATGGACTGTTTTACAACCTTGCTGTTCAACAAGTTCAAGTTTCAAAAGGCAGCAAGAAGCCGCGCAATCCCCTGTTCTACGAATACTTCAACCGTAAGAAAGAAGAAGGTAAAACGCCAACACAAGCCTTGGTTTGTGTAATGCGGCGGTTAGTTAACATTATCTACGGCATGATGAAGCACAAGACAGCGTTCCGTCTCTCCGAACAAACTGAACAACAGGCAAGCTAATAGGTGGTATCGCTAGTATTCTAGCAACCACCGTTACTTTTCAATAGTTTAGCTTTACAACATAGGGGATGGGTAATGGTACTAATATTCCACCTGCCTTCAAGCAAACTAAATTTGCCAGTTCATATGAAGCTAGATATAATCAAACACCTTCACCTGATTATCTAAAAGTTGGTTTTGAAGGAACAAGGGGTGAATCTCTATGTACTCTTAAGCCGCCGCCAGACCCTCAATTGAAAAGAATATTAGATGAAGCCGGTATTGATGGTATACAATATAAAAATGCTGTTCCCGATTTTTCACCAGTGGCAAAAGCACAAGTAGAAATTGAGTATATGCTCGGTGGAAAGGGGACTTATGGAGGGAAAGCTAGACGAGAAAATTTTATTCAATCAGACCAAAAATTAGCCGAACAACTAAATAATTCTCCTGAATTAGCACGTCAATTCGGGATGGAGTCTGGTAGAATTAGTGCTAAAGATGTAAAGGTTTATCGAGAAAAAAACAAATTAACATGGCATGAACTAAATGACGTCAAAACAATGCAACTTGTACCAACAAATATAAACAGTACATTTGGGCATCTTGGTGGTGTGGGGGAGATTAATGCAGGGGCATTTGAACCTGGAGGATTTGCCAATAAACAAAAATAGGAGATAATAAAATGACAAAAAACGATCCGATTTTTGGTGAACTTGAGTATAAATATAGTTGGTCTAAGGATACCCATATTCATTTTTTGGGAAAAGAAACTGAGATTGCATTGATGATTGATGGTGAAGAAGATGGCGAGTTTGATGAAGAACAATATACGGCATATCAATCTTTAATGCAAGATTGGGAGCAATTGCAACAAAGCTTCTTACAACCAATTTTAGACTATTACCAACAAAAGCGACATGAACTCGGTTATGATATTGCATTTAATGAGAATTATCCCTTAGTTGAAACAACCGACCAACTTCTTGAGATGATTACTTTGGATGGAATTGTTGTTCCATATGGAGATATTAGAGAAGGCCGAGATATTGGAATACTTTTTAATTGTACATGGGATCAGGAAAATGGCCTGGGACTCCGTTTGTTGAATGAAGAGGTGATTGAAGTAGGGTATCAGGATGTTGCGATTTGAATGCTTGGGTATACGGGCTACCTAATGCCGAATAAACCCATTATTTAACCGAGACATATAGCTACTACATAAAATACAGAAAAATATTCTGACAGCAGGGAGAATACAATATAACCAGCAAACCAAACAATTTGACAAACACTTGATAAACTTTCAAAGGCTTATTCCAACTCGAACGATGAGAGGAATGAGCCTGTTTTGTATGGGATGGAGGGCATCATCGTCCTAGGGATGGGAAGGAAGAACGGGAGAGAGAAGAGAACAAGAGCAGAGGGATACTGAGGGGACGGGTAAAAGTGATGCGGATGTAAGTGAAGTTAAACCAAAACCATTAGTAGGCGAAGGGGAACAGTTTACAAATGGACGAAAAAATAAATTGAAGCCTAATATTAGGTATAAAACTGGAGAATAGGATTATTTTTATGAAACAGATAGCCTAGGTAGGATTGGTAAGTTTGAAATGGATAATTTACAATTAACAAAGAGAACAGAAAGATTGTCACACAGCAAAAATACACCGGGTAAAAATGTAGGACATTTGGCAGGTGATAGATTTGGAGGCTCACCTAAAATTGACAATTTGGTTTCACAATTATCAGAGGTTAATCAGAAGAAATATAAGAAAATCGAAAATAAATGGGCTGCGGCTTTGAAAGAAGAACCTCCCAAAAAAGTAACAGTTGATGTTGAAATAGTTTACTCTGGTAATAATATGCGTCCGGACAAATTTATTGTTAACTACACTATTGATGGTAAAGCAGCTAGTGCAAAATTTAAAAATTTTTAAAAGGAGAGGAATGTAGTTATGAAAGGATTTGAAGAAAGGTTTAGTGAATTGCAAGCAGATATGATATCTATATGTATGGAATATGTGGGA from the Brevibacillus brevis genome contains:
- a CDS encoding HNH endonuclease, with the protein product MGNGTNIPPAFKQTKFASSYEARYNQTPSPDYLKVGFEGTRGESLCTLKPPPDPQLKRILDEAGIDGIQYKNAVPDFSPVAKAQVEIEYMLGGKGTYGGKARRENFIQSDQKLAEQLNNSPELARQFGMESGRISAKDVKVYREKNKLTWHELNDVKTMQLVPTNINSTFGHLGGVGEINAGAFEPGGFANKQK
- a CDS encoding DUF6985 domain-containing protein; this translates as MTKNDPIFGELEYKYSWSKDTHIHFLGKETEIALMIDGEEDGEFDEEQYTAYQSLMQDWEQLQQSFLQPILDYYQQKRHELGYDIAFNENYPLVETTDQLLEMITLDGIVVPYGDIREGRDIGILFNCTWDQENGLGLRLLNEEVIEVGYQDVAI